The following proteins are co-located in the Chloroflexota bacterium genome:
- a CDS encoding phospholipid carrier-dependent glycosyltransferase translates to MTKWNRRDWAILLGITALAAALRFIGLGRVPPGFQFDEAYNALDAARVMAGDRPLFLPTNGGREVFYTYLQVALASVLGLNLHTLRLTSALAGILAAPSAYLLLRGLLTLKSRQIAAFTSLVLAISFWHLHFSHYAIRIILMPVIFSGVVGFFWYATRVGRVWPYLLSGVLAGIGVWNNPTGRLIPLVLLGYVLWLLWQHPDQRTLRWPSPVTGLLLTGLTSFVVFLPLGLEFYRHPEFFFGHPDQVSVFADRVSGGSPVVALLENAVRVTGMFSIQGDREWIHNLGGRPLFDPLLSIAFWIGIAVWLLRLSRRDDVDRDALFFLLLWSVVMLLPSVFSDAAPNFSRTLPALPALFVAAGLGLTWILTFVSGRWSPLAGRILVSGVLVISGVWAAIDYFVRFPRAIESYYAYDVDKLDALAYLKPLTADNQVYLSQLWAEHATLEFLRGETGIKSLDTSDTIVLPPPDRAALYAFPAEQADRATAIQKRWPSADLQTIQDRHGNPLLVTVGFDAADAAAETSTGLPIARFQQGPSLVDMAFDPDAAKVVLTWEAEQSMDRSLTSFVHLVDASGRRVGQIDKTPGNGSYPTSVWTPGERVIETYRIDLDVCAGGQEAGVVTGWYQYSDEDGVRRLARSDGVGDTALAGHVQLPISSFGSDHITLANMLREPVSEGLMLTGFQLTGAELQPGAPFTLDLAWEGDPDSGTESMAIYLIDSGKDNQLLWQESLLPPDARWWPGEVICRRLNMRLPEETGPGRYQLIVDVAGNSVPLTELAIQPSSRLFSVPPLSNRTDAVIGDRFTLLGYDISLPEPDQPAMVTLVWRAEVPTEKSYTVFVHLVDSEDQIVAQSDAIPGQGYSTNHWINGEVVLDAHPLVLPDELPSGAYRLLAGMYDSVEGERLPAWDAHGNALQDGIIVLEQLNLP, encoded by the coding sequence ATGACAAAATGGAACCGTCGGGACTGGGCGATTCTGCTGGGGATCACCGCTCTGGCTGCTGCGTTGCGCTTTATTGGATTGGGTCGCGTTCCGCCCGGTTTTCAGTTCGATGAGGCCTACAACGCCCTGGATGCCGCACGGGTAATGGCTGGAGACCGCCCGTTGTTTTTGCCGACCAATGGCGGGCGTGAAGTGTTTTACACCTATCTCCAGGTGGCGCTGGCCTCGGTCCTGGGTCTCAATCTCCATACCTTGCGCCTGACCTCTGCGCTTGCCGGTATCCTGGCGGCCCCCTCGGCCTATCTGCTGTTACGCGGTCTGTTGACCCTGAAGAGTCGTCAGATTGCCGCATTTACCAGCCTGGTTCTGGCCATTAGTTTTTGGCATCTTCATTTCAGTCACTACGCAATCAGGATCATACTCATGCCGGTCATCTTCAGCGGCGTCGTGGGTTTCTTCTGGTATGCAACCCGGGTGGGACGGGTCTGGCCATATCTGTTGAGTGGCGTACTGGCGGGGATTGGTGTCTGGAATAATCCTACCGGGCGTCTGATTCCCCTGGTTCTGCTCGGGTACGTGCTTTGGCTCCTCTGGCAGCATCCAGACCAGCGTACCCTGCGCTGGCCCAGCCCTGTGACCGGGCTGCTCTTGACCGGATTGACCTCGTTTGTGGTCTTTTTGCCGTTGGGACTCGAATTCTATCGTCATCCCGAGTTCTTTTTTGGGCACCCGGATCAAGTATCGGTTTTCGCTGACAGGGTTTCCGGTGGTTCTCCGGTTGTGGCTCTCCTGGAGAACGCTGTCCGGGTAACGGGCATGTTCAGTATTCAGGGCGATCGGGAATGGATTCACAACCTGGGTGGACGCCCCCTGTTCGACCCGCTGCTATCAATCGCATTTTGGATCGGGATCGCCGTCTGGCTATTGCGTCTGAGCCGGCGAGATGATGTCGACCGTGATGCCCTGTTTTTCCTGCTGCTTTGGTCGGTCGTAATGTTGTTGCCTTCGGTGTTCAGCGACGCGGCACCCAACTTCTCGCGCACGTTGCCGGCCTTACCGGCGCTGTTCGTGGCCGCGGGTTTGGGCTTGACATGGATTCTCACATTCGTTAGCGGGCGGTGGTCACCTCTGGCGGGACGTATTCTGGTGTCCGGTGTTCTGGTGATCAGTGGGGTATGGGCCGCCATTGATTACTTCGTTCGTTTCCCCCGGGCAATCGAGTCATACTATGCCTACGATGTGGACAAGCTGGATGCTCTTGCATATCTGAAGCCGCTGACCGCCGACAATCAGGTTTATCTTTCGCAGCTTTGGGCAGAACATGCTACGCTGGAATTTCTCCGCGGGGAGACGGGGATCAAGTCGCTGGATACCAGCGACACCATTGTCCTGCCGCCGCCTGATCGTGCTGCCCTCTATGCCTTTCCGGCCGAACAGGCTGACCGGGCAACAGCCATTCAGAAACGGTGGCCATCCGCTGACCTGCAGACGATTCAGGATCGTCACGGAAATCCGTTGTTGGTGACCGTTGGGTTCGATGCCGCCGATGCTGCCGCTGAAACGAGCACCGGATTACCAATTGCACGTTTTCAGCAGGGGCCATCCCTTGTTGACATGGCATTCGATCCGGATGCCGCCAAGGTTGTGTTGACGTGGGAAGCGGAGCAGTCTATGGATCGCAGTCTCACGAGCTTCGTGCACCTGGTAGATGCTTCAGGTCGACGGGTTGGCCAGATCGACAAGACTCCTGGCAATGGCAGCTATCCCACCAGCGTCTGGACACCCGGAGAGCGGGTCATCGAAACCTACCGAATCGATCTGGATGTCTGTGCGGGCGGTCAAGAAGCTGGGGTGGTAACCGGTTGGTACCAATACTCGGACGAAGACGGGGTCAGGCGTTTGGCGCGGTCTGACGGGGTAGGCGACACGGCATTGGCAGGTCATGTTCAGTTGCCCATCTCGTCGTTCGGCAGTGATCACATCACGCTGGCAAATATGTTACGTGAGCCGGTTAGCGAAGGACTAATGTTAACGGGGTTCCAGTTGACCGGAGCTGAATTGCAGCCTGGCGCACCGTTCACCTTGGATCTGGCCTGGGAGGGCGATCCCGATTCGGGAACCGAATCGATGGCTATTTACCTGATCGATAGCGGAAAAGACAATCAACTTCTGTGGCAGGAGTCACTGCTGCCGCCAGATGCCCGCTGGTGGCCTGGTGAGGTGATCTGCCGCCGTCTAAACATGCGCCTTCCTGAGGAAACTGGGCCCGGTCGGTACCAGTTGATCGTTGATGTGGCTGGCAACTCGGTACCCCTGACCGAATTGGCCATTCAACCTTCGAGCCGACTTTTTTCCGTGCCCCCCCTGTCAAATCGTACAGATGCCGTCATTGGAGATCGGTTCACCCTTCTCGGTTACGATATTTCCTTGCCAGAACCAGATCAACCGGCTATGGTGACGCTGGTCTGGCGAGCTGAGGTGCCAACGGAGAAGAGCTATACGGTATTCGTGCATTTGGTCGATTCCGAAGACCAGATTGTGGCTCAGAGCGACGCCATTCCCGGGCAGGGGTACTCAACCAATCATTGGATCAACGGCGAGGTAGTTTTGGATGCCCACCCGCTGGTCCTTCCCGATGAATTGCCATCAGGTGCTTATCGGCTGCTGGCAGGCATGTACGATTCCGTCGAGGGTGAGCGATTGCCTGCATGGGATGCGCACGGCAACGCCCTTCAGGATGGTATCATTGTTCTTGAACAGTTGAATCTGCCCTGA
- a CDS encoding O-antigen ligase family protein codes for MTANLVSSVQQLIFHPNQRVNQATMVILLLVGALLVAIYVAVLGPLLALASGVAFVGAYLVLRSTRWGLAAVILVACLLPFAALPFRLGFKPTLLDVALAALVFVWGASLLTGRERRFVGSPMGLPVAIFLLLALFAFALGTTHARPSITTMRRFAEIALGILLFFVVINVIRDETDLEWVGRALMLAGAGAALIGILFYLFPQDWTVRILNALGRFDYPGGFGALRFIEDDPNNPMRAIGTAIDPNTFGGMLILFAGLTAAQLFADRPLFPRWLVATMLGLDVLCLYLTYSRSAMVGLAVALTFIALFRYRKLLILAVLALLLLLLLPATQAYVARFVEGIQGQDLATQMRFGEYKDALRLISRYPLFGVGFSGTPDIDLYIGVSSVYLLMAEEMGVIGLLAFIAAMAVFFILFWRTFRTGIIDDRREALLLGVAGALAGALTSGWLDHYLFNLAYPHMTSLFWIIVGLGMAAMLIEQQERGRASSPSGEVLIRPSSLSSSLMSRR; via the coding sequence ATGACAGCCAATCTCGTTTCGAGCGTTCAACAGCTGATATTTCACCCAAACCAACGGGTCAACCAGGCTACTATGGTGATTCTGTTGTTGGTTGGTGCGTTGTTGGTCGCGATCTACGTGGCAGTTCTCGGCCCTTTGCTCGCTTTGGCCAGCGGCGTTGCATTTGTTGGTGCCTATCTGGTATTGCGCAGCACTCGCTGGGGGCTCGCCGCGGTCATTCTCGTGGCTTGCCTGCTACCCTTCGCTGCCCTTCCCTTCCGCCTGGGCTTCAAACCGACCTTGCTTGATGTTGCGCTTGCGGCGCTCGTGTTTGTCTGGGGAGCCAGTCTGTTGACCGGACGGGAGAGACGTTTCGTTGGCTCGCCCATGGGATTGCCGGTGGCGATTTTCCTGCTGCTGGCGCTCTTTGCTTTCGCGTTGGGTACCACCCATGCCCGGCCAAGCATCACAACAATGCGACGGTTTGCCGAGATTGCCCTGGGAATCCTCCTGTTCTTTGTGGTGATCAATGTTATCCGTGATGAGACTGACCTGGAATGGGTCGGACGGGCATTGATGCTCGCCGGGGCTGGCGCGGCGCTGATCGGTATCCTGTTTTATCTCTTTCCGCAGGATTGGACGGTTCGCATCCTCAACGCGTTGGGTCGTTTTGATTATCCGGGCGGCTTCGGCGCCTTACGGTTTATCGAGGATGATCCCAATAATCCTATGCGAGCTATTGGCACAGCCATCGACCCGAATACCTTTGGAGGTATGCTGATTCTCTTTGCCGGCCTGACTGCTGCCCAATTGTTTGCTGACCGTCCCCTGTTTCCGCGCTGGCTGGTGGCGACTATGCTGGGACTCGATGTGTTGTGCCTCTACCTGACTTACTCGCGCAGCGCAATGGTTGGCCTGGCTGTTGCTCTCACCTTCATCGCGCTTTTCCGATACCGAAAGCTGTTGATATTGGCGGTATTGGCTTTACTCCTGCTGCTTTTACTGCCGGCAACCCAGGCCTATGTGGCTCGATTCGTCGAAGGTATTCAGGGACAGGATCTGGCAACTCAGATGCGGTTTGGAGAATACAAGGACGCGCTGAGACTCATCTCTCGCTATCCTCTGTTTGGCGTTGGTTTCAGCGGTACCCCGGATATCGATCTCTATATCGGTGTCAGCAGTGTTTATCTACTCATGGCGGAGGAGATGGGGGTGATTGGGTTATTGGCATTCATCGCTGCGATGGCGGTTTTTTTCATTCTTTTCTGGCGCACTTTTCGAACGGGCATCATTGATGACCGGCGGGAGGCCTTGCTGTTGGGCGTTGCCGGGGCTTTGGCGGGTGCACTCACAAGCGGTTGGCTGGATCATTATCTCTTTAACCTTGCTTATCCTCACATGACCAGTCTTTTCTGGATTATTGTGGGCCTGGGAATGGCTGCCATGCTTATCGAACAACAGGAGAGAGGCAGAGCTTCATCACCCTCTGGTGAGGTGCTTATCCGACCCTCAAGCCTGTCATCTTCACTGATGTCACGCAGGTAA
- a CDS encoding glycosyltransferase family 39 protein, giving the protein MLSFYYNLTVPLWESDNEWAHYSYVRHIVTNRQLPAPDTLVEVAPSGDTCQVIEENRVRNSQFRQPPLYYALGALAISWVDVDEELPWVANPHLFTQGARAGHNAAIHTAAESFPYSETTLAVHILRFFSGLIGLSGLVATYLTGLLVFSKQRTLALAMMAVNAFIPQYVFSSAVINNDILVGALGAWCVFFCVYAVLKDSSPLILMLAAAMAGLAVLAKYTALPLIPLVAVALLVRLRQARARGWQHAVTYAWQVGLMIGLAAIPLLLWFLRNKLLYDQIIVDYPPLAGFLADGQAWLVAGPDGGWLLDPVRAGEFSFMTFWGLFGNDTIALPPPILYLLAAVCLFALVGAIVTIFDKHQPMDRRILVLAAILFVLEAWLFSALKSVGTSEPRGRYLMSVFSTISFLLVLGTHRLLPNRIKKPGVAALCVALLVLTILVPPLLLKPLYATPVLEGSPGLRASEEPVYVKFGDFAELLGYQIDSDRLDVFEKLNVTLVWRALEETPNNYTVGLHLLDGANRSHGWLATYPGRGNFATSLWRPGDVFRDTYELYLEPSATEYLPSLGRVKISMFCYNALDPEEYDLLPVSAPGAKPIGDAVYVGRLRLADSMVDEPIAGRESLASFDESIDLESVSLSDETLVPGEDLLIDLVWRATGETGRDYTLFAHLVDLQGTQVAGNDQPLTDSYFPSGLWQAGDRVTHNHRVTLPRLLPAGPYEIRIGLYDPQSGVRLPVQEAEGEQLQNSELILRKYDVTTRYLFFPKVQVP; this is encoded by the coding sequence ATGCTTAGCTTTTACTACAACCTCACTGTTCCACTATGGGAATCGGATAACGAGTGGGCGCACTACAGCTACGTTCGCCACATCGTGACAAACCGGCAACTGCCCGCTCCCGATACGCTGGTCGAGGTGGCGCCTAGTGGGGATACCTGTCAAGTCATTGAAGAAAACCGCGTCCGCAATTCCCAATTCAGGCAACCTCCCCTTTACTATGCGTTAGGGGCATTGGCCATTTCCTGGGTGGATGTGGACGAAGAACTGCCCTGGGTGGCCAATCCCCATTTGTTTACGCAGGGAGCCCGGGCAGGGCATAACGCGGCAATCCATACTGCTGCTGAGTCGTTCCCCTATTCGGAAACGACCCTGGCAGTGCACATTCTACGCTTCTTCTCGGGCCTTATCGGGTTGAGTGGCCTGGTGGCGACCTATCTGACAGGTCTGCTGGTTTTTTCCAAACAGCGTACCCTGGCGCTGGCCATGATGGCGGTGAACGCTTTCATTCCGCAATATGTCTTTTCGTCAGCGGTTATCAACAACGATATTCTTGTGGGTGCATTGGGCGCCTGGTGTGTGTTCTTCTGTGTCTACGCGGTACTGAAGGATTCCAGTCCTCTGATTCTGATGCTGGCAGCCGCGATGGCTGGGCTGGCGGTCCTCGCCAAGTACACGGCCCTTCCGCTGATACCGCTGGTGGCCGTCGCGTTGCTGGTGAGACTACGGCAAGCCAGGGCCCGCGGATGGCAGCATGCTGTCACCTATGCCTGGCAAGTTGGCCTGATGATCGGATTGGCGGCCATTCCCCTCCTGCTGTGGTTTCTGCGCAACAAACTTCTTTACGATCAGATCATTGTCGACTATCCACCGCTGGCCGGTTTTCTGGCAGATGGGCAGGCGTGGCTGGTTGCCGGGCCTGATGGCGGCTGGTTGCTGGATCCGGTACGCGCCGGTGAATTTTCCTTCATGACCTTCTGGGGGCTTTTCGGCAACGACACGATCGCTCTGCCCCCGCCGATTCTATACCTGCTTGCTGCCGTCTGTCTCTTTGCCCTGGTTGGCGCAATCGTCACAATTTTCGACAAACATCAACCCATGGATCGGCGCATACTCGTGTTGGCGGCGATCCTCTTCGTTCTGGAAGCCTGGTTGTTCAGCGCGCTCAAATCGGTGGGCACCTCGGAACCGCGAGGCCGGTATCTCATGTCGGTATTCTCAACGATCAGCTTCTTGCTGGTGCTGGGAACCCATCGTCTCCTGCCCAATCGCATCAAAAAACCAGGCGTGGCGGCCCTTTGCGTTGCTCTGCTGGTCCTGACTATACTGGTGCCACCGTTGCTGTTGAAGCCACTCTACGCGACACCTGTCCTGGAAGGTTCGCCAGGTCTGCGGGCCAGCGAAGAACCGGTCTATGTTAAATTTGGTGATTTCGCTGAATTGCTGGGTTATCAGATAGACTCCGATCGTTTGGACGTGTTTGAGAAACTCAACGTAACTCTTGTGTGGCGCGCCCTGGAAGAGACTCCCAATAACTATACCGTGGGCCTGCACCTGTTGGATGGTGCCAACCGGTCCCACGGCTGGTTGGCGACCTATCCCGGACGCGGTAACTTTGCCACATCACTGTGGCGGCCAGGCGACGTATTCCGCGATACGTATGAGCTTTATCTGGAGCCGTCGGCTACAGAATATCTGCCAAGTCTCGGGCGCGTCAAGATATCCATGTTTTGTTATAATGCCCTCGATCCTGAAGAGTACGATTTATTGCCGGTCAGTGCTCCCGGTGCAAAACCGATAGGGGATGCTGTATACGTCGGCAGATTGCGGCTGGCTGATAGCATGGTAGATGAACCGATCGCAGGAAGGGAGTCACTGGCTTCCTTTGACGAAAGCATTGATCTGGAATCGGTTTCGCTATCTGATGAGACATTGGTCCCGGGGGAAGACCTGTTGATTGACCTGGTGTGGCGCGCGACCGGTGAAACGGGCCGGGACTATACCTTGTTCGCCCATCTTGTCGATCTGCAGGGGACGCAGGTGGCGGGCAACGATCAGCCCTTGACCGATTCGTATTTTCCCAGCGGGCTTTGGCAGGCAGGCGACAGGGTGACTCACAACCATCGCGTGACGCTGCCTCGGTTGTTGCCTGCCGGTCCATATGAAATCCGTATCGGTTTGTACGACCCGCAATCGGGCGTGCGATTGCCGGTTCAGGAAGCGGAAGGTGAACAACTACAGAACAGTGAGTTGATTCTCCGAAAATACGATGTTACGACCCGTTACCTTTTTTTTCCCAAGGTGCAGGTACCTTAG
- a CDS encoding STAS domain-containing protein, with protein sequence MSVTIIDHDLCTVVEAHGSLDRRGAHELETALRSLIEDQGVACIVVDLSDVPYVSSAGLRVLISVARRLRSEQTGGDLYLASPSDRVVDTLDLAGLQPVFNLYDNRQQALRQIECLDPDSAPEDKPVDRQPDSSEDERPGE encoded by the coding sequence ATGAGCGTAACTATTATTGACCATGATCTCTGTACCGTGGTAGAGGCCCATGGTTCACTGGACCGGCGGGGAGCTCATGAGCTTGAAACCGCCCTCCGGTCCTTAATCGAAGACCAGGGGGTTGCCTGCATCGTGGTTGATCTGTCGGATGTTCCCTATGTCAGCAGCGCCGGCCTGCGGGTGTTGATTAGTGTGGCGCGGCGGCTGCGGAGTGAGCAAACAGGTGGCGACCTTTATCTGGCATCACCCAGCGATCGGGTTGTTGATACCCTGGATTTAGCTGGTCTTCAGCCGGTTTTTAATCTTTACGACAATCGTCAACAGGCTTTGCGGCAGATCGAATGCCTTGACCCGGATTCTGCCCCGGAGGACAAGCCGGTTGACAGACAGCCTGATTCTTCCGAGGATGAGCGACCTGGCGAATGA